CAGTTTCAAAGCAAATACTCATCTTTGTCAACCCAAAAAACGAAGGAAATGTACAAAATGCAAAGGAAGAAAGGAAGTACCTTTGAAGTTCAAAGGTTTTTCAGAAAAAAGAGGCAAAACTTTGTAGAACCGTAAACCCCAGAAATGCAGCCTAGAGAGGAAGGATTTTCGCGCAAGTTGGTCGGAGGAAAAACTGGGAAAAGAAAACAATACACTTCTAGGTGAAGTTTAAGAGTGAATGCAGAATATCTGAAACCATGAAGATAAAGAGCGTAAAAGTTGGAAACAAAAAGTTTCCCTTCTTTTATAGGCTTCAAAAGTATCCAGATCGACGATTCAGAAGAGAAGAAACCTTGAAACCAAAGGTTTCTGATTCAACGATTAATGGCAATATGACCTCGAACCACGAAGGGCACTCAAGTGGCACGCGCGTGAAGCGCAAAGGCCGGTGCGTGTGCGGGCCACGAAGCATGCACGTGGAAAGTAAAACTAAACAACCATCACGTTATGAACGTTTCAGTTTGAAGCATTAAATGCCAACTGCTCCCACTAACTCGCATGGGGCGCCACCTCCTCGAGGAAGGAAAAACTTCTCGCAAATGTAAAACTACAGAGGCGCCAACATGTGAAGGCGCCTGATCGTATGCCTCTCTTCACAGCTAAAAGCCATTGCGCCTTAAATGCATCAACAGTTTTGGGGACAAATGTTCTGGACCAGTTAGAAGACCAATCTTACGTTGACACGTGGCCTGGCCTACACAGCCTTAAGGCTCTGCGCCTAAAGGAACACGCCAGCTTAAATGCATTGTGCCACACAGGAGCGCCCGCGATGATAACCTTACATGTGTCCTCTAATCGTCCCTAATCACACGCCGCAAAACTCGAAGACGGTTACTCTCAACGcgcgcctatataagggtgaccTTGCTTCACCCCCAAGGTAtgattcacttttcacaacaccTTCTAAACACTCTTTCTCAATTccattactgacttgagcgtcggagtgcTAACGTGTCTGAAGACACCTTTTGTCCCACTGCAAGGACTCGTCACCACCGTACCAGAAACCATCACCGTCACATCGGAGCACTTTCCACCACTGTTACCTCTCATCCATCCTCACCGGACAAATCAAAACTTCTTCTGCAAACCTTTGAACCTTAAAACTTATCTTAAACCTGATGAACCCCCAATCTCAACTCACGTAAACTtatgaagcaaaaaaaaaaaacacaaataaagaATATATAAAGAGATCACCCAAAACAAGCGAAGATAAAAATTGCACATTCTTGATACGAGCAAAATAAGtgcaattttcttaaattatactTCACATATCCCTCATTATAAAATCCGttgcaaaaaaattgtttatcctTAATACATGATTATCCATAAATTTTAAGtacattgcttttttttttttcttttttctttctaaatatcaattattaataaGAGTTTAATGGTGGTGGATCGACATTTCAAAACATTTTTGCACACACAACCAAAAAACATTCAGAATTctcacataaattaaaaatattaattggcGTGacgattttaaatattttaattgattgtgtgcaaaattattttgaattgtcGATACACTACCATTAATCTCTATTAATATTACCAATCTATCttagaatatattttaatatagtaacattgaaaatatttacacaaaaagatatttaataataattagagtCGACATTTggaacaaatttattatttcttcaacttttttttagcaCGATTTTTATAAGAGATGAATAGAATAAAAGTGATTGATCATCAATCACGCAAAAGAAGAGTTGTTACGCTCTTCGATGGAGAATGGACCCAAAAGCTAGGGGCATGCCTTGTACAAAGAATACACAGCTTTGTCGTTTTGTTTCATAGCTGTGCTGTTGCCTGTTACTGTCCCAAATCAATGAATTCATGCAAACTGgaataacaaaataacaacgCGTGATATAGCTGGCACATCCACCACTCACTCCACTCATCCTCCTACATAATTTAACTTCAACTATATATATACCTACAACTACATCTTACATTTCCATCACCTCACAACATTTCCACATTCCCTTCTACTTCATACTTTGTTCTATCTCAAAATGGCATCTTTTAAGTTAAGTGTTATCTTCACCCTTTTTCTCACAATTTCACTACTTCAATTGAGTTCAGCTAGGAAACTCACTGAATCAGACCAACAACTTAAATTTCAATTCCACAAAGGCCCTCTTCTAACCGGTAAAATTTCTGTAAACCTTATTTGGTATGGAAAATTCAAACCATCTCAACGAGCGATCATAACTGATTTCATAACCTCGTTGTCTTCTCCCATAAAACCaaaaaccacaacacaaccatCGGTTGCCACGTGGTGGAAATCAACTGAAAAATATTACCAACTCACTAACAACAAGAAATCAGTTAACCTAGCTCTATCACTAGGTACTCAAATTTTGGACGAGAAATACTCTTTAGGAAAATCTCTCACAACTAACCAAATCCTTAAACTCGCATCAAAAGGACAACAACAAAACGCCATCAACGTTGTCCTAACAGCCGCTGATGTGTTAGTTGACGGTTTTTGTTCAAGTAGGTGTGGAACCCATGGTTCTTCTTATGGTGCACGCGTGAATGGAAAGAGAAACAAGTTCGCATACATTTGGGTTGGAAATTCAGAGACACAATGTGCTGGTCAATGCGCGTGGCCATTTCATCAACCAATTTATGGTCCACAAAGTGCTCCGTTGGTTGCACCAAATAACGATGTGGGTCTTGACGGAATGGTTATAAATGTTGCTAGTCTTTTAGCTGGAACCGTAACCAATCCTTTTGGTAACGGTTATTTTCAAGGACCAAAAGAAGCTCCTTTGGAAGCTGCTTCGGCTTGCACCGGTGTTTATGCTAAAGGAGCTTATCCTGGTTATGCTGGGGACCTTTTGGTGGACAAAACAAGTGGTGCTAGCTACAACGCTAATGGTGATAATGGAAGGAAGTATTTGTTGCCTGCTATTGTTGATCCTAAAACTTCAGCTTGTTTTACATTGGTATAAAGAAtaattgttttgttgttaggCAATGAGAGATTCTTTgatttattcattcaattagTTGTTATAACCTCGAAATTAATCTTTTATTCTTTGATTCTTTTTAatcttaataaataaataatatcaatattattatattgtcCTCCATACATGCAACACATGTACAGACGGACGACGGTGCACATGGCATACTCTATCCATCTCAACGATAAACATTCAcacaaatcaaattttattgaatgaagCAAAGATATCATAATTTTACCATTGTAGTCTTACTATATATCCTGATGCATAATAAATagaaagtgaaaagaaaaaaaaatagaacgtGAAAAATTGAGTTGAGAGTTATGATGAGATTTGCATGAAGCTTATAGTTGGCCAGTTGACTATGAATGTGACTAATACACCGTTCAATTCCAAATCAAGCtacttaatattattataattttttttcctttttttggtattaaatttaatttttccatttttttttctttttaaaagaaagagtTGGGGAGTGTTGAAGCACATAGTATAAATTAAatggtaaaattgaaaaagagaTAGTTAATATTATactgaaaattgaaataatactCGATTTTAGATAAACTTCTTTGGCAAATGTCCCACTCATAATGTGACACAATGattattttgaatgatttttttttttttaagaaattatttcaatgactaaataattcaatttcttGATGATATCATCGTAAGTAGACATGACAACACAACCCGTCCCCATTGGATCCCACCCACCCCGTCCCGATTTTAATGGGGAAAAGCCGAATTGGT
Above is a genomic segment from Medicago truncatula cultivar Jemalong A17 chromosome 5, MtrunA17r5.0-ANR, whole genome shotgun sequence containing:
- the LOC25494804 gene encoding protein PHOSPHATE-INDUCED 1, with translation MASFKLSVIFTLFLTISLLQLSSARKLTESDQQLKFQFHKGPLLTGKISVNLIWYGKFKPSQRAIITDFITSLSSPIKPKTTTQPSVATWWKSTEKYYQLTNNKKSVNLALSLGTQILDEKYSLGKSLTTNQILKLASKGQQQNAINVVLTAADVLVDGFCSSRCGTHGSSYGARVNGKRNKFAYIWVGNSETQCAGQCAWPFHQPIYGPQSAPLVAPNNDVGLDGMVINVASLLAGTVTNPFGNGYFQGPKEAPLEAASACTGVYAKGAYPGYAGDLLVDKTSGASYNANGDNGRKYLLPAIVDPKTSACFTLV